The DNA segment CAATGGGATTCCAGCTTGTGGCAACTACGGGAACTGCAGAAGCAGTTAAGGGACATGTGTCCATAGAAACCATCCGCAAGGTAAGTCAGGGATCACCCAATATACGTGATGCAATGCTTGATGGTGAAATAAACCTTATAATAAACACACCCTCAGGCAGGCAATCTGCAGATGATGGTTACCATATAAGAAGACTTGCAGTTGAACTTGGAATACCCTACGTTACTACACTTGCAGGAGCTCGGGCCGTTCTCACAGCAATTGAGAAGGTTAAAGATGGAAGTATTGATGTCAAATCTCTAAATGAATACCATGAATTAATTGAATAAAAAGAGGGATACATATTAACCTTTTTTTTATTTGATATTTCTTATTTAAGCCCCTAAAATCAGATTTTCTTTCTATTTTTTATTTATAATTATTTTTAAATGAGGAGACTAAAATTAAAAAATTTTTTAATACCATCTTCAATGAATAATTTTAATAAGGGTTTAAAAGTTGTTTTTTAAGAAATAAAATCGTTTCAAACCTTTTATTTAGTATTCAACTGATTTTTTTTCTTGATTTTTTAAAAACTACAAACTAATAAATAGTAAGGATAAAAATATCTTATTTTATATGATCACCATTAAAAACGCCAGGGTTCTCTACGGAGAGAACATGGAAGTTCATAAAGCAAACATCCTCATTGAAGATGATAAAATAGTTGAAGTATCAGAACATGCACATGGAGGAAGGGTTGTAGATGCTTCAGGTTGTATAGTTGCCCCTGGACTTATAAATTCCCATATTCACATAGGGGATTCAGTTGCAAAGGATGTTGGAGATGGACAGCACATAGATAAAATAGTTAAACCTCCAGATGGAATAAAACACAGGATACTGAATGAAACTCCTCCAGAGAAAATCATTGAATCAATGCGAGACTCCATGAGGCACATGCTCGAAACAGGTACAACAACATTCATTGATTTCAGAGAGGGAGGATTTGAAGGTATTGAACTTCTTGAAGAAGCTTCAAGGGATATTCCAATACGGAAGATCGTGCTGGGGCGCCATGATTCATTCATGGACCCTGAAGTTGAAACATCGAATGTGCGAAAAACTGCAAAAAAACTTCTCAGATCATGTGATGGGATTGGTTTAAGTGGTTTTGGTGAAATAAGGGATGATGTGGCACTTGAGATTACAAAGACCTGTAAAAAATATGGTAAAATCTCTTCCATACACGCTGCAGAGTACGGTGCAGTTCAAAGACAATCTTTAAAAACAAACGGCAACACTGAAGTTCAGAGAGCTTTGAAAACCGGCTTTGACCTTCTGGTACATTTAACATCCCCCCTTGATGATGATTTGAAGGTCACAGGCCTTGAGGGCGTGCCTGTTGTTTCATGCCCACGTTCAAATGGAGCATTGTCTGTGGGCATACCCCCAATAAAAGAGATGATGGACAACAACATAAATCTTCTCCTTGGAACTGACAATGTGATGTTCAACTCCCCAAACATGTTTCATGAGATGGAGTATGCCCTTAAAGCTACAAGAGGCCTTTACAAAGAGTATCTATCCCCAGTTGATGTGTTTAAGATGGCAACTGTCAACGCTGCAAGGGCACTCAACCTGAACTCAGGATACATTCAGGAGGATAAGGTTGCTGATCTCATAATAGTTAAACAGATCTCTGAAAATCCAGTGTTGTCCCTCATAAATAGGGCTGAATCGAAAAACATAATAGGATTAATAACAGAAAGTAAATTAATATAAAGAGGTGAACCTATGTACAAAAAAATACTACTGCCAACAGATGGTTCAAAATATGCAAATAAAGCTGCTGAACATGCCATCTGGATTGCAAGTGAAAGTTGTGCTGAAATAATTGTTTTAAATGTGGTTGAAACTTCTTCACTTGTTGGATTACCTGCAGAAGATCTCATAGTGAAAATAACAGAGATGCTGAAGGAAGAGGGAAAATTAGCCATAGAACACATCGTTGAAATAGCAGAAGATAGCCCAACAGAAGCTAAATGTGAAAAAACCATAAAGATCACATCAAAAACAAAAGAAGGTTCTCCTGCAGAAGCCATATTGAAAACTATTGAAGAAGAAGACATAGATCTTGTTGTGATGGGAACTTCTGGAAAACATGGACTGGACAGATTTTTATTGGGAAGTGTAACTGAAAAAGTGGTTAGATCAGCAGGCTGCCCAGTCTTAGCAGTACATTGATCTAAAATTTTTTAATTCAATTTTTAAAAAAAAACAGTGCTAATTAGTTTTATGCATGAATTAGCAGGTGTAACAATGCTTGTAAAAGAGATAATGTCAGAGGACATACACTACATACATGTTCCAGGTAACCGTGCCAACGCACTGGAACTTATGAGAGATAAGAACGTATCAGGATTACCCGTTGTCAAAAAAGGAACCAAAGAAATTGTTGGAGTACTCACAAGAACAGATCTTGTTGAAAACCCTGATGAAGAGCAAATAGCCCTTATAATGACCCGAAACCCAATAACCGCATCTCCAGATGATGATGTTAAAGAGATCGCAGACAAGATGATGGAAAACAACATAAGAAGAGTTCCAATAACCGAAAATGGAGCCTTAGTTGGTCTTGTAACTGCATCAGACATGATAAACAACGCTTTATGGAAGATGGAAGTTAAAGATCCTGTTGAGGATTACATGCTCAGAAACATTCCAACAACCTGGGAGAGAACTCCCCTCAATGTTGCATTTGGGATAATGAGATACTTCAACCTCAAGGTTTTACTGGCCCTTAACAACGAGGGAAAACTTTCAGGTATACTCACAGAAACAGATTTCATAGATGAAAGTGAGGTTGTATCTGAAAGGACTGTTCACAACACTTCTGTAGGTACTGAAGGGGATAAATGGTCATGGGACAGTAAAAGCGTGCTCTACGTCATTAAGAATCATCTTAAATTTTCTGATAAAGAAGTCAGGGATGTTGCAACACCGGATCCTGTTATTGCAACAACAAAAACACCTGTTCAGGAATGTGCAAATAAGATGAAACAGAAAAAAATTGAACAGATTCCTGTGATTGATGTTGAGGGAGATCTGGTTGGACTTGTCAGGGCCATAGATTTAATAAGAGCTATCAGCGATTAAAATGTCAAAAATTCCAATTTTAAAGATAAAGGGGGATCCAGAAACCATAAGGATCATCGCCAAAAAGGGTGGAGACGTATCAATACAGACAATAAACCTGAAATTCATAATGGCAAACCTATGGTGGGATGGGGCCCCTGAATTTGAAACTTTCTTCAACGTGATGGAGTTAACAATTAAAAGAGCCCTTAAAGAAGTTCATGAATTTGAAAAATTGACAATTGATTATACCTACCGAGCAAATGACAGCCTCGAGGATGCATCTGAGATAGTGGTGGAAATAAACGATGTTAAAGCCGATGAAGTGGATGTAGAAATAGCTGGAAGGTTTATAAGCCTCCTTGGAGAGGATGATAGGGGATTTTTCAAGAGGCTCACAAGTTCACGTAGAAGGGTTGAAGAAACAGTTCACAAAGAGATTTAAAAAAAAGAATTGAGTTATTTTTAATGAAGCAATTAAATAATTGAATTCTTTATGGAATTTATTTTTTCTAAAATTTTTATTTCTTTTATATAACCCTTCTAACATGGGGTAAAACTTGAATAAGAAGTTTTTCAGCATCTTCTTTGTCAATAACTCTTCTTGCAACAATTTTACCCTTTTTGAAGATTGTAACATTTCTTCCTTCTGTTTCAAGCATTGCTATGCCCATTTCAGTAGAACATTTGACACTGCCAAGTTTTTCAAGTTCTCCACATGTGCTTTTTATGTTAACGCTGTAGGGAAGTTCTGTTTCAAACATGATCTTGTTCTTCTCATCTTTACATGGTTTGTAAACAACAATATCCTTTTTTGAATCTCCATGATCCCCTATATCCATTGTGACCCTTTTAAAGCCCACAGCTTTGAGTTCTGAATCAATGTGACTTAATACTCCCCTGTTTAAGAGTTTATCTATTTTTTCAACTTCAATGAGCGCAGTATCCTCATTATCCCTGACCCTTACTACAGCAGAACCTGTAAGTCCCTTCAGAAGTGATTCTGCATATTTTATCCTGTTTATCTTTTTAGGGGTTATTTCACTATTTTTTGATATTCTTGTTGCAAGACAGGTGGTTGAAGGTGAATAGTTCAGTCCCATGGAACCCAGTAGTTCTCTTACTTCTTCTGCTGTGAAGCCTGCCTTGACCAGAGGATTTTTAATATTTTTGTTGTAGTTCACCATTATTCCAGGCCTATCTTCAAGGAGATCACTTATGTTGGTACCGTCTGCTATTTCATCAAGGTTTTCCTGGGCCATTATCTCCCCAAGTTTGGAGTACATCTTGTTTTTGCAGACATAGCACCTGTTTGGTGGATTTGATTTGAATGATTCATCCGTGAGAAAATCATCCTTCACAACCCTATGTTTTATTCCTATTTCCTCTGCCACTTTCCTGGCATTTTCCACAAAATCATTGGGCATAACCCCATTGTCAATTGTAACAGCAAGCAATTCCTTTGAAACTTCTACTGCAACTTTTGCAAGGAGTGTGCTGTCAGCACCGCCTGAAAAGGCAACAAGAACCTTTTTATCACGAATTTCTTCCTTTAATATCTCTAATTTCTTTTCTATTTCCATTAAAATCATTCCATGAGCTTTAATTTTTAATTTAAAATTTTAACGTGATTTGAGAGCAATAATGGTATGTAAGGATGTTAAATCTAAAATTACAGTTTATAAACTCTTTTTTATGTATTCTAGAACTTCAACTGCATCTTCCCTTTTCACATCAACACTTCTTTCATCCAAAAATCTTTCAAGAACCTGCTTTTTAGATTCATCAATGCCTGAATCACTTAAAACCTTTCTGTAGGTCCTCTTAGGATAATAAATCGATTTTGCAGTCTGAATGAGGGTTTTAAAGTCTTCTTCGCTTATTAGCTTTTCATTTAACGCTGCCTTGAAATTGTACCCCATAGTAACCAGGGCTTCTGATAGCTGTTCCAGGGTTTTGGGGTTGAAAACAACCGCAACATCATCATCAGCTTCTATTAACCCTCCTTTATAGTAACTGTAAACTCTGCCCACCCCAATCATTCCAAAATCATCAAGTTCAGATGCCCTTAGTGCACCCATACTTGCACCACCAACAACTGTAACACCTTCTTTTAATGCTTTGAGTATTTCTTTATGGGAAACAGCAGGTTTTTGATGGAAAACACCATCAATAATTGCTATTACATCTGGTTTATCCTTCAAAGCTGTTAAAATATCACCTCTGCCAACAGGGGGGCGATAATCTGCTATCAAAATTTCAGATGCTTTATTAGGATGTAGCGAAGGGCCTGTAAACACTACGATCTTTTTATCTGTGATCTTTTCATTTTTATCCAATTCAAATCCTCTTATTGTTTTATCCAGCTTCATTAGATCGGATGATTATTTTTGAATGATTATTTAATCACCAAATAATAACTATTAACGTGAAAACTTAATAAATAATTTTCTACTTCAAAAATAAGGACTGAAAATGGATTTTTAAAGAATAAATTTTAAAAATAGTTGAAATTAGGTATAAGTAGATATAACTAAAAATAATTAATAATAATTTTCGAAATCACTGCTTCCAACGATTTCTTCATGAAGCTTTAAAATTCTTGGAATTGATGGATGATCCGATCCAAGCCTTTTTTCCCATTTTTTTATGACGAAGTTGATTCCAACTTCTTCTGTACCATGTACAAGGTTGTCTGCATGGGCCACAATTTTCTCCTCAAGTGTAATGGGTATGTAATCCTTAGCTGGTAATCCAAGTGCTTCTGCTTCTAATTGAGGTATTCCTGCACCTATATGTCTTTCAGCAATTCTCTGGACTTCGATGGGAAATTCTCTCTTACGGAGTATTTCTGCACCCACCACCCCATGGAATATACTGTGGGTTTTTGATCTACCAATATCATGGAGCAATGCTCCTTCTTCAACCAAATCCACGTCCACATTGTCAAAATTAGAGGATAATTGCAGTGCCTTCCTTGAAACTGTTTTACAATGTTCAACTATGTTATCAGACAGTAACTCGTCTAAATTCTCTAAGATTAAATTTGTATTCAAGTATTCTTCCTCAAACTAATTTAAAAATAAGGTTTGATTTCAATGAATTCAACTCATTTTTTGCATCATTTCCTTCAATTCAGTTATAACTGCAGAGTTATCCTGATATTCTAAGTTGCCACCACATTTTGGACATATGAAGTTGTTTTCAGATGCTTCATCGAATCTGTACCTGCATCCATTGGTTAAACATACAAAGAACATGTTTCCCTCTTCGAATTGCAGTGCCTCTTCAATTTCCCTTGAAAAATTTTCATACTTATGGGTTATTATGTCTGCAACCTTTTCTTCCTCAAACTTCCAACTGTAGGTGTACCACTGGGTTTCAGGGTCTTTGCTTCTTTTGTAACTTGCAACTCCTGCATCGTAAAGTTTGTAGAGTACTTTTCTTACAATATTAAGTCTTATTTCAGTTTCTTCTGCAATTTCTTCATCTGTTGTTTTACCCTTCAATAAACATTCAATGATAGAAACACTGCTTTCCTCATCATTTGTGATGTCCATGAGGACTTCTTGAACGGTGGGATCCATAAGCATTTAAGCTCCTCCTTTAATTATGAAAATTTGAGTAAATCCGAGATCATGGCCATTTGAACATGATCACCCATTTAGTTGGATACTTCATTTTATAATCATCTAAAACCATGATAAGATGGTTTCAATATAATCGGATTTAATGGTCGGTACCTTAGACTCATGAAAAATTATCTTCAATTGTCCATTAGTACTTTTGATATCACTCACATCAAATCGTTTACACCATTACACTCTTGAAATTTACATTCAAAATTTTCAAAATAATATAATAATCTCGGTGATATAGTATATAAACAAAATAGTATTTATATTTGTTGAATGACAATATTGCTCAAAAAAAGCAATGATTTAAAATAGGTTTAAAGAATTCTAACAATTACAGCAGGCGTGTGCTCAACAGAATCAAGCATATCCACAGTAATATCAGTTATATCTCCATCAAAAGTACTGCTCATATCGTAAACTGTTTCCATATCCATCTCATTTTTTTCATGGTATTCCTCAGTTATTTTAGCTATTTCAATTATTTTATCCAGATCATGCCTCTTTGAAATTCCCAGAGGTGTTGGACCTATTATACTTCCAAAACGACCCAAGATATATCCAAAAAATCCCATGTTGCATTTTATGCCTGAAACAGCTATGGGGAGGGATGTGAATTTTTTACCAAAAAGTTCGTAGCTGGCATCTGTATCTATGATCATCACGGTAACCCTCCTGCCGGTACTTTTCAGTAGCTCATCTTCAATATCCATTGCAACCAGTTCAGGTTTATCTGGAAGTAATGAAACGAATGTTCCAGGAACGTTACTCAAATCCACACCAGCTTCAGATGCAGGTTTAAGTGCATGTTTCAACCCATAATACTCCAAAATAACCCTTTTATGAGATCTGGCTTCTGGAGGAAGTTTTCTGAGATTATGAATAGTTCTTTTCTTTATCCGGAAAATTGGGCCCAAAATATAACCCCATAAATATTTGGACCAGAGATCAGCCAGAAGTATGGACATAATTGATGGTTCAAATTCAGCTTCATCAACCAGCCTACCCTGGGATACAGATATGGGAGTTTCAGAGATAACTAAAAAATCACCATCTTCAATCAGATCTGCAGCACCATGAATTATGGTTTTATAAGGTTCACCAGGTTTTATGTATCCTGTCTTAATTGGTATGGTGATGTAATTCAGTTTCTTATCCAATGAATGTTCAGCCACTTCATCACCACCCATATATCCAGAATAGATTCTTCAATCTCACAGTATCATCTTGATTAAAAATAATTTGTTAGTCAAAACCTTCTTCAAAGTATTATAAAATAAAAATTGAGAAGTTTCATCCCTTGATTGGTGGTGCCCATACCTTAAGGTCTATTCCCTCTATTATGGCCCGTTTACCTTCAAGCTGGACAATAACTCCAGAATGGACTTTCTGCATCATACAATGGCCTGGAAGGAATCTAACTGTTTCACCAATACTGGGTATGTTTCCCTCGATTATGCCCTCAAATCCTCCAACCATACATATTCCAATGTCCATGAATTCAAAGTCTGATTCTGGATCAAGTCTGTGGCACGGTCCCACCATGTGAACCGTTATGAGGCCGTTATCTTCACTTAAAATCTTTGCAAAGTGGGTGATTGGACATGCAAGTGGCCTGTACCTTACAACATCTCCTGCTTTGAGTTCTTTATGCGTGAAGGGGTAGAGAACTTCTCTGCAGGAACGTTCCCCTGGAAGGGGATTTAATATGAAATCTGCTTCGTAGCCATCCAGAACACCTACAAATTTCTCTTCTTCAGGGATCACATTCTCTTCCTTGAGGATCTCCCTTATTTCACTTCTATTTTCATTGAATATTTCCTGGAGGAGGAATCTGCAGCTTTCAAGATTTACCTTGTTTTTCAAGAGGAAGTGTGCAAACTCCTCGCACCTTGCGTATCCACACACACCACAGTTGAAGCCAGGTAACAGTTTCAAAAGCCTTGAGCGTGGATCTGTGTTAGTTGAACTGTTGCTCATAAATACACCTATAATACATAATAATCTGCTTTAAAATTTATTCGCCGTTATTCCC comes from the Methanobacterium aggregans genome and includes:
- a CDS encoding amidohydrolase family protein, with the protein product MITIKNARVLYGENMEVHKANILIEDDKIVEVSEHAHGGRVVDASGCIVAPGLINSHIHIGDSVAKDVGDGQHIDKIVKPPDGIKHRILNETPPEKIIESMRDSMRHMLETGTTTFIDFREGGFEGIELLEEASRDIPIRKIVLGRHDSFMDPEVETSNVRKTAKKLLRSCDGIGLSGFGEIRDDVALEITKTCKKYGKISSIHAAEYGAVQRQSLKTNGNTEVQRALKTGFDLLVHLTSPLDDDLKVTGLEGVPVVSCPRSNGALSVGIPPIKEMMDNNINLLLGTDNVMFNSPNMFHEMEYALKATRGLYKEYLSPVDVFKMATVNAARALNLNSGYIQEDKVADLIIVKQISENPVLSLINRAESKNIIGLITESKLI
- a CDS encoding universal stress protein, which gives rise to MYKKILLPTDGSKYANKAAEHAIWIASESCAEIIVLNVVETSSLVGLPAEDLIVKITEMLKEEGKLAIEHIVEIAEDSPTEAKCEKTIKITSKTKEGSPAEAILKTIEEEDIDLVVMGTSGKHGLDRFLLGSVTEKVVRSAGCPVLAVH
- a CDS encoding CBS domain-containing protein, which produces MLVKEIMSEDIHYIHVPGNRANALELMRDKNVSGLPVVKKGTKEIVGVLTRTDLVENPDEEQIALIMTRNPITASPDDDVKEIADKMMENNIRRVPITENGALVGLVTASDMINNALWKMEVKDPVEDYMLRNIPTTWERTPLNVAFGIMRYFNLKVLLALNNEGKLSGILTETDFIDESEVVSERTVHNTSVGTEGDKWSWDSKSVLYVIKNHLKFSDKEVRDVATPDPVIATTKTPVQECANKMKQKKIEQIPVIDVEGDLVGLVRAIDLIRAISD
- the larE gene encoding ATP-dependent sacrificial sulfur transferase LarE; protein product: MEIEKKLEILKEEIRDKKVLVAFSGGADSTLLAKVAVEVSKELLAVTIDNGVMPNDFVENARKVAEEIGIKHRVVKDDFLTDESFKSNPPNRCYVCKNKMYSKLGEIMAQENLDEIADGTNISDLLEDRPGIMVNYNKNIKNPLVKAGFTAEEVRELLGSMGLNYSPSTTCLATRISKNSEITPKKINRIKYAESLLKGLTGSAVVRVRDNEDTALIEVEKIDKLLNRGVLSHIDSELKAVGFKRVTMDIGDHGDSKKDIVVYKPCKDEKNKIMFETELPYSVNIKSTCGELEKLGSVKCSTEMGIAMLETEGRNVTIFKKGKIVARRVIDKEDAEKLLIQVLPHVRRVI
- a CDS encoding TfuA-related McrA-glycine thioamidation protein, with translation MDKNEKITDKKIVVFTGPSLHPNKASEILIADYRPPVGRGDILTALKDKPDVIAIIDGVFHQKPAVSHKEILKALKEGVTVVGGASMGALRASELDDFGMIGVGRVYSYYKGGLIEADDDVAVVFNPKTLEQLSEALVTMGYNFKAALNEKLISEEDFKTLIQTAKSIYYPKRTYRKVLSDSGIDESKKQVLERFLDERSVDVKREDAVEVLEYIKKSL
- a CDS encoding TIGR00295 family protein, with translation MNTNLILENLDELLSDNIVEHCKTVSRKALQLSSNFDNVDVDLVEEGALLHDIGRSKTHSIFHGVVGAEILRKREFPIEVQRIAERHIGAGIPQLEAEALGLPAKDYIPITLEEKIVAHADNLVHGTEEVGINFVIKKWEKRLGSDHPSIPRILKLHEEIVGSSDFENYY
- the tfe gene encoding transcription factor E — translated: MLMDPTVQEVLMDITNDEESSVSIIECLLKGKTTDEEIAEETEIRLNIVRKVLYKLYDAGVASYKRSKDPETQWYTYSWKFEEEKVADIITHKYENFSREIEEALQFEEGNMFFVCLTNGCRYRFDEASENNFICPKCGGNLEYQDNSAVITELKEMMQKMS
- a CDS encoding coenzyme F420-0:L-glutamate ligase; translation: MAEHSLDKKLNYITIPIKTGYIKPGEPYKTIIHGAADLIEDGDFLVISETPISVSQGRLVDEAEFEPSIMSILLADLWSKYLWGYILGPIFRIKKRTIHNLRKLPPEARSHKRVILEYYGLKHALKPASEAGVDLSNVPGTFVSLLPDKPELVAMDIEDELLKSTGRRVTVMIIDTDASYELFGKKFTSLPIAVSGIKCNMGFFGYILGRFGSIIGPTPLGISKRHDLDKIIEIAKITEEYHEKNEMDMETVYDMSSTFDGDITDITVDMLDSVEHTPAVIVRIL
- a CDS encoding (Fe-S)-binding protein, which gives rise to MSNSSTNTDPRSRLLKLLPGFNCGVCGYARCEEFAHFLLKNKVNLESCRFLLQEIFNENRSEIREILKEENVIPEEEKFVGVLDGYEADFILNPLPGERSCREVLYPFTHKELKAGDVVRYRPLACPITHFAKILSEDNGLITVHMVGPCHRLDPESDFEFMDIGICMVGGFEGIIEGNIPSIGETVRFLPGHCMMQKVHSGVIVQLEGKRAIIEGIDLKVWAPPIKG